The genomic region CGCCGGTAGACCGCCAGGAAGTCGTAGTCGGCGGCAGAGCCCTCCTCGACCGTGACCGAGTCAGCGCCCGCGGTGCGCCCGGCGAGCTGCACCGTGATCCCGTACTGATCGGACCAGAAGTAGGGCGGGCGGTCCGAAACCTTCTGCTGACCACCGGACAGCAGCGAGCTCGCCGCGATGGCGGCCCGCTCCCGAGCGCCGGTCCAGTGCTCGAGCCGGTGGTGCGCGCCCAGCTCAGGCTCGTACCAGCTGGCGCAGTCACCCACGGCGACGACGTTGGGAAGGCCGGTTGCCCCGTAGGCGTCGCAGCGAACCCCGTTGGCGATGGTCAGGCCCGAACCGGCCAGCCACTCGACGTTGGGTTGGACGCCGACCCCGAGCAGCACCACGTCAGCCGGCACGGTGCGACCGTCGGCGAGCTCCACCGCCTCGACCTGCTGGTGACCGATCAGCCGGCTGACACCGACGCCGCACAGCAGCCGCACGCCGTGAGCGGTGTGCAAACCCGCGACCACCGCACCGAATTCGGTTCCCAGCGCGGCGCTCAGCGGCGTCGGCAAGGCTTCGACGACCGTGACGTCCAGGCCGAGGGCGCGGGCCGTGGCAGCGACCTCGGCGCCGATGAACCCGGCCCCGACGACGACCAGCCGGGCGCCGGGCCGCAACCTGGCGCGCAAGGCCAGCGCGTCGTCGAGGGTGCGCAGCGCCTGGACGCCGTCCGGCAGTTGCGGCCAGGGCAGCCGGGGCCGGGCGCCGGTGGCGATCACCACCGCATCGACTGCCAGTTCGGCGCCGTCGGACAGCGCGACAGTGCCACGGCTCGGGTGCAGGCCGGTGGCAGCGACACCGGTCCGCCAGTCGGCGTCCAGGGTTTCCCCCGCGTTCAGCAGGCCGATCTCGGCCTCG from Jatrophihabitans sp. harbors:
- a CDS encoding FAD/NAD(P)-binding oxidoreductase; this translates as MKRVAVVGGSLAGLSAARALRKQGYDAGLVLISDETRPPYDRPPLSKSFLAGEVTEAEIGLLNAGETLDADWRTGVAATGLHPSRGTVALSDGAELAVDAVVIATGARPRLPWPQLPDGVQALRTLDDALALRARLRPGARLVVVGAGFIGAEVAATARALGLDVTVVEALPTPLSAALGTEFGAVVAGLHTAHGVRLLCGVGVSRLIGHQQVEAVELADGRTVPADVVLLGVGVQPNVEWLAGSGLTIANGVRCDAYGATGLPNVVAVGDCASWYEPELGAHHRLEHWTGARERAAIAASSLLSGGQQKVSDRPPYFWSDQYGITVQLAGRTAGADSVTVEEGSAADYDFLAVYRRGGRPIAVLALGHGRSFMRWRKQLAASAAVP